AGCGTGGAGGAAATCCTGCATACCGAGTTCGACCGCACGCTCGGCGATCCCGGCGTCCACGTCATCGACCCGTTCGTCGGCACCGGCAACTTCATGGTGAACATCATGCGCCGGCTGCCCAAGACCCGGCTCGAGGACAAGTACCGGAACGAGCTACACTGCAATGAAGTGATGCTGCTGCCCTACTACGTCGCGGCAATGAACATCGAGCACACTTTCTATGAGCGGACCGGCCACTACGAACCTTTCCCCGGCATCTGTCTGGTAGATACGTTTGAAACCGCGGAGACGGCGCAGGCGGAGTTCGGTTTCTTCAATCCCGAGAATACCGAGAGAGTCAAGCGCCAGAAAGCCGCGCCGATCTTCGTCGTCCTCGGCAATCCGCCCTACAATGCCCACCAGCTGAACGAGAACGACAATAACAAGAATCGGAAGTACCAGGTCGTTGATGAGCGAGTGCGCAACACCTACGTAGCGGACTCCGCGGCCACGAACAAGAACGCGCTCAGCGATGTCTATGTGAAGGCGCTGCGGTGGGCAAGTGACCGCTTGGGCAACGAGGGCATCGTCGCGTATGTGAACAACAGCAGCTTCATCGAAGACATGGCATTCGATGGCGTGCGCAAACATCTCGCCAGCGACTTCGACGCGCTTTACGTCCTGAATCTCGGCGGAAACGTTCGGAAGAATCCAAAGCTGTCAGGAACTACGCACAACGTCTTCGGCATCCAAGTCGGCGTCAGCGTCAACTTGTTCGTGCGCGGTGGAAAGGCCAGCTCAAGGCCAGCACGCATCTACTATCATGCCGTCCCTGTTGATTGGCGACGCGAGGAGAAATCCCACTTTCTCGGCGTAAAGGCGAAGGTGTCAGGCGTTGAATGGAGCGTGATCGAACCTGACAAGAAGCATACGTGGCTGACTGCCGGCATGCGGGACGATTTCGAAATGCTCATCCCGATCGGAGCCAAAGGCGACTTGGGCAGGTCGATTTTCCGCAGGTTCGGGAACGGCGTTAAGACCAATCGGGACACATGGACCTACAATTTTGATCGCGCTCAGCTTGCTGCAAACATGGACCGGACGATTGGCTTTTACAACGAGCAGCTCACGCGCTGGGGAAAGCTCAAGAGGCGCGCCGCAAAGGTCGATGATGTTGTGGCGTATGACGACGCGAGATTGAAATGGAGTCGTGGCCTCATACAGGATCTGGAGCGCGGCAACCGCGGAGAATTCTCCGAAGCGAAGATCCGGCGCGCACTCTACCGTCCGTTCACCACGGTGAGTCTCTACTTCGATCGCCTATTTTGCGAGGAGGTCTACGCCTTCCCTGAAATGTTTCCGAACGTTGCTTCGGAGGCTGACAATCGCGTCATCTGTCTCACTGATGCCGGTTCGGAAAAGCCATTCATGGTCTTGGCCGCCGACTGCATCGCGGACCTTCATCTAGTTGGCGCGGGGAGCGGTTGCCAATGCTTCCCTTTCTACACCTACGATGGCGAAGACGGGGCACGGCAGGAGAACATTCCGCCCTCGACGCTGCTGCGCTTCCAGCAGCACTACAACGACGGGGAGATCGCTAGGCGGGACATCTTCCACTACGTCTATGCGGTGCTGCATCACCCGGAGTATCGCGCACGCTACGCGGCCAACCTGCGACGCGAGCTGCCGCGCATCCCGCTGGTCGGCAAAGACGCGAACATCTTCCGCGCCTACGTCGAGATCGGCCGGAAGCTCGCCGATCTGCACGTCCACTACGAGCGCGCCGCGGAGTATCCGCTCAAACGGGTGGAGAATCCCGAACTGCCGCTGGACTGGCGTGTGAAGAAGACGCGCCTGAGCAAGGACAAGACGGCCATTGTCTACAACGACTTCCTCACGCTCGCTGGCGTCCCCGAGGCCGCCTTCGCCTACCGGCTCGGCAACCGTTCGGCGCTTGAATGGGTTATCGATCAATACCAGGTGAGCACCGACGCCCGCAGCGGCATCACCAACGACCCGAACCGTGCCGACGAGCCGGATTACATCGTGAAGCTCGTCGGCCGGGTCATCACGGTGAGCCTCGAAACGCAGAAGCTGGTCGCCGCGCTGCCGGTGTTGGCTGTGTGATGAGATTCGGCGGTGGGCTCCGCTCAAAACTCAGGATCGCGCAGGGTTCGTCTCGCGAGGCAGCGGGGGCGCTAGCCTAACAGGCCGACGAGCCGACGCCTGAGAAGACGGCGCAGCCGCGGAGTCACCCAAGAGGAGCTTTCGACATTGGAGTCCATCGCGACCAGCCATCGAGTGATACCATTCACCTCGCTGACCGCCCCCAACTGCGCTGTGATAGCTGAGCGTGGTCGCATCGCCATGTCGGAGCTGGGGCGTGCGAAGGTTGGTCGAGTGTTGAGCAGTCGTCTGAGCGAAGCTGTTCACTATCTCGACCAGGTGGCGACGCGGGGAGGCTACGGAGACAACCCCGAAGTTCTTCGCGAGACTCTGGACGCAATTGCCCTTGTCGTTGACTTCTTCCAGATCACTGGAGCGCTACCCGAGGAGGTGCCTGGCCAAATCACGAACGACCTGGTCAACGCCTTGCAGGACAGGTTCGCTGGAAGAGCGGGACGTCGGCTCGCCAGGGACTTCTTGAGTCAGTATTGGTTCGGCTTGGTGCTGGTGCGGGGCGGAATCTCACCGAGGGTCCCTGTGCCGGTCTGCGGTAGACCAGCACCGGACTTCGTGGTTCCGATCGACACGCTTGACGTCGTCGTCGAGGTCAAGAGGCCAGAATCGCTTCACTCGGCACCGGACGCAATGGACAAGGCAGCCTCACAAATCCGGGCCAATCGCCGGCCGGGGCTTATCGCCATGGATCTCTCAGATGCTGTGCTGCCAGCAGATGTGTCCGTCGCGGGGCTCGACTACCCGGTGCCGGTCCCTCAGGTCTACCGTGCTCCATTTTGGGAGGCGACGGAGCGTCTCGAGCGCCGTGCATGCACGTACAGCCGTTCTGATAAGTACGCGAGGGTCATCGGGCTCGCGATGTTCGCGAGGCTCCACTACTGGCAGCGTCCGAACCTCAGCGAGCCAAAGGGGTCTACCCTTCTTGTCGTGACCAGCTTTCGGACCGCGTACGAAGGTCTCGTGTCGCAGCAGTCCGACAAGCTCCAGCGGATCATAATCTCGGGCACCCGATCGGTCGAGGGGGGTGCCGTACATCGCTTCTAGTGCCGTGGCATCATTGCCTAAACGCGCCTGCCGCTAGCGGGCCGCGCGACCGCGAAAATACGGATTGTCCTGAACGTGCTCAGCCGCACGAAGAAGGCAAAAGTGACTCCTTCAGTCAATTGGTTGCGTTGGCTACGTGCCGACTCACCGGCTGAGCGCGGTTACTTCGGGTCGGGAACACCAAGTTGGCGGCAGATCTTTCGCGCCAACAGGTCCGCGATCTCTGTGTGACGAGGGACGGTGCTCCTACGGGTGGGATCGGCCAGGTTGATGTAGCGGCTGTGCTTGGCTCCTTCGTCGAGCAACGCGCAACCGAAACGCTCGAGGTGGCGGATCAATTCCCGCCGCTTCATTCACACCTCGATCTCTTGCACGACCACCTTGCTCTTCGGGACGCGCGTGAGATCGACCGGTTCTTGGATGCAATGGACAGCGTCAATGAGGTTCTCCCGCGCCTCTTCGAGGGTCGCACCCTGCGTCAGCGCTCCAGGCACCTCATCAGCCCATGCCACCCACCATTTTCCGTCTTGTACGAAGGTTGCCTTGATCTTCATCGGGTTCCTCTGGCTTGCCGAGCGTCGCGTCTTCTGCCAGTGCTTACCGCGCTGAAGCGGAGAATGCTACCACGGCGTCAGTCAGCAACATCCACGATGCCGTCGACCTTTTTGAGACGACCCAACTTGTCGACGCGGGCGTCGTCCCGGCTCTCTTGACGCGGAATCAGGCCAACGGGCTGGTTTGATCGGCGACCGACCACGGGTCTATGCTACTCCGACAACGGTGAAGGAGGTGAGTGCCATGGCGAAACACGTGCTCGGCGGCAGGGAATCGGTGAAGGTCGCGGCGGTGCAGGCGGCTCCGGTATTCATGGACAAGCAGGCGACGGTGGAGAAGGCCTGCCGGCTCATCAAGGAGGCGGGTGCACGGCACGCCGATGTGGTGGCCTTCTCCGAAACCTTCATCCCGGGCTATCCGTGCTTCTACACCGGCGGCTTCGATTCGCCGACTCCCGAATGGATGGGCTACAACGTTGCCCTGCAAGACAACGCCATCGTCATTCCCGGCGAGGAGACCGAAGCACTCGGCGATGCAGCCCGCCAGGCTGGCTGCTACGTCGTCATGGGCTGCAACGAGCTCGACGAACGGGCCGGCAGCCGGACGCTCTACAACACCTTGCTCTTCCTCGGCCGAGACGGGAGCGTACTCGGCAAACACCGGAAATTGATGCCGACCTACACCGAACGCACCTACTGGGGGTGCGGCGACGGCGCGGATCTGCGCGTGTTCGACACCGAGATCGGCACTCTCGGTGGGCTCATCTGCTGGGAGCATCACATGATTCTAGCGCGCGCCGCCATGATCGAGCTGGGCGAAGAGATCCATGTCGCCGTGTGGCCCGGCACCTGGGGCGCCGGCGTACGCGTCGCCGAGCCGGACACCGCCGGCACAGGCGCGTGCGATTTGCATCCTGCTATTCGCGAGCATGCGTTCGAAGCGGGCGCGTTCGTGATCAGCGTGAGCGGCCTGATGCGCGAGCAGGACATCCCGCGACGCTGGGAGCACATCAAGAACAGCCCGCGCATGAACTACTCTTGGGCCGTGGGCGGCAGCACGATTGTTGGGCCGATGGGCCAGTACCTGGTCGAGCCGGTGTTCAACCAGGAGACCATCCTGTACGCCGATTGCCCGAGCAGCATGATCAAGGCGGCGAAGGTCCTGTTCGACAGCATCGGCCACTACTCGCGCCCGGACGTGCTGCGGCTGGAGGTGCGACGCGACCACGTGGCCGAGCCTGCGCTGCGGACGCTTCCGCGTGACGTCCTGCGCCGCATCGCGGACACCTTCGAGATCAGCGAGGACACGCTGGCGGCCATCGTGGCGGAGCTGCAGAAACCGTCGCGCGGTTGAGTCGGTTGGAAAAAGGCGAGCGCCGCCGGCAGCAGGACGCCAGAGGTGCCCCGTACGTCAGGTCAGGATCCGGTTCTCCACGAGCCCTCTGACGGCGGCCAAAGCCGCTGATTCTGCCGGCAGTTTGGTGAGTGGCTTACCCACGAGGTCAAAGGCGGCGATCTCCTGGTCATGCGGAACGAACCCGAAGACCTCCAGACCGATCTTCTTGGCGGACTGTGCCAGCAACGCTTCGTTGCCGATGACGCGGTTGAAGACGAGACCCATCCTCTTGCACTCGATGATCTTCTCGTCTTCGACCATGCTCTTGATCGCGGCGGCGGTTTCCATGCCGCGCGATGTCGGATCACTGACAATGACCAGGATGTCCAAACGGCGAACCACTTGGCGGTTGATTTGCTCCAGACCCGCTTCCCCGTCGACCAAGATCGTGTCGAAGCTCTCTGAGAGTTTCTCGATGGCGTTGCGCAGGAGGCTGTTCACGGGGCAGTAACAGCCCAAGGTTTCGGTCCGCCCCATCGCCAGCAGGGCGAAGTCGTCCAACTCGTTCAGGGCCTCGAACACCATGTAATCCAGCTGATCAACAAGCGCCGTCTTCGCGTCCTTCTTACCCTGCTGTGCCGTCCGGATAATCTCTTCCCGAATCTGCCCCATGGTGCGATCCGCCTTGACGCCCAGGGCGCTGAGTTGCCCGAGCGCCGGGTCCGCGTCGATGACCAGGAGCTTGCCGGCCCGTCGGCTGTCGACGAGGGCGCGCGCCATCATGGCGGTGACCGCGGTCTTGCCGGTGCCACCTTTGCCGCAGACGCTGACCAGCCTCTTTCCGTTGGCGAGCGATTCAGACATCCGTTTCTCCCTGTGTGGTGCGGCGGATCATGATGCCCTGTCGGCCGCGGCGGCGTTCTTTTCCT
The DNA window shown above is from Candidatus Binatia bacterium and carries:
- a CDS encoding type ISP restriction/modification enzyme, translated to MYTPQEIVDFILASVEEILHTEFDRTLGDPGVHVIDPFVGTGNFMVNIMRRLPKTRLEDKYRNELHCNEVMLLPYYVAAMNIEHTFYERTGHYEPFPGICLVDTFETAETAQAEFGFFNPENTERVKRQKAAPIFVVLGNPPYNAHQLNENDNNKNRKYQVVDERVRNTYVADSAATNKNALSDVYVKALRWASDRLGNEGIVAYVNNSSFIEDMAFDGVRKHLASDFDALYVLNLGGNVRKNPKLSGTTHNVFGIQVGVSVNLFVRGGKASSRPARIYYHAVPVDWRREEKSHFLGVKAKVSGVEWSVIEPDKKHTWLTAGMRDDFEMLIPIGAKGDLGRSIFRRFGNGVKTNRDTWTYNFDRAQLAANMDRTIGFYNEQLTRWGKLKRRAAKVDDVVAYDDARLKWSRGLIQDLERGNRGEFSEAKIRRALYRPFTTVSLYFDRLFCEEVYAFPEMFPNVASEADNRVICLTDAGSEKPFMVLAADCIADLHLVGAGSGCQCFPFYTYDGEDGARQENIPPSTLLRFQQHYNDGEIARRDIFHYVYAVLHHPEYRARYAANLRRELPRIPLVGKDANIFRAYVEIGRKLADLHVHYERAAEYPLKRVENPELPLDWRVKKTRLSKDKTAIVYNDFLTLAGVPEAAFAYRLGNRSALEWVIDQYQVSTDARSGITNDPNRADEPDYIVKLVGRVITVSLETQKLVAALPVLAV
- a CDS encoding type II toxin-antitoxin system HicA family toxin, encoding MKRRELIRHLERFGCALLDEGAKHSRYINLADPTRRSTVPRHTEIADLLARKICRQLGVPDPK
- a CDS encoding type II toxin-antitoxin system HicB family antitoxin, with protein sequence MKIKATFVQDGKWWVAWADEVPGALTQGATLEEARENLIDAVHCIQEPVDLTRVPKSKVVVQEIEV
- a CDS encoding carbon-nitrogen hydrolase family protein; the encoded protein is MAKHVLGGRESVKVAAVQAAPVFMDKQATVEKACRLIKEAGARHADVVAFSETFIPGYPCFYTGGFDSPTPEWMGYNVALQDNAIVIPGEETEALGDAARQAGCYVVMGCNELDERAGSRTLYNTLLFLGRDGSVLGKHRKLMPTYTERTYWGCGDGADLRVFDTEIGTLGGLICWEHHMILARAAMIELGEEIHVAVWPGTWGAGVRVAEPDTAGTGACDLHPAIREHAFEAGAFVISVSGLMREQDIPRRWEHIKNSPRMNYSWAVGGSTIVGPMGQYLVEPVFNQETILYADCPSSMIKAAKVLFDSIGHYSRPDVLRLEVRRDHVAEPALRTLPRDVLRRIADTFEISEDTLAAIVAELQKPSRG
- a CDS encoding AAA family ATPase; protein product: MSESLANGKRLVSVCGKGGTGKTAVTAMMARALVDSRRAGKLLVIDADPALGQLSALGVKADRTMGQIREEIIRTAQQGKKDAKTALVDQLDYMVFEALNELDDFALLAMGRTETLGCYCPVNSLLRNAIEKLSESFDTILVDGEAGLEQINRQVVRRLDILVIVSDPTSRGMETAAAIKSMVEDEKIIECKRMGLVFNRVIGNEALLAQSAKKIGLEVFGFVPHDQEIAAFDLVGKPLTKLPAESAALAAVRGLVENRILT